The Candidatus Bathyarchaeota archaeon genomic interval AACTTTATCTGAACGATTTGCTTAGCGGAGACGCGCAGATATCTGATGTTGTGGTGGACCTTAGTTCTGAGCTAAACCTTGGCGGAAAATTTTTGGTGGGTTTTTCTAGTCCCCGAAAAGAGGATATTAACCAGATAGAAATCAAGTTTGACACCAAGTGGCAGCTTCAAGCACTTAAAAGGTTTCTGAGTGCTAAGCGGGAACTTTTCGAAGAGCACAATTTGGATTATCTGTTTTTAGATACTAGCCCCGGCATTAGGTACTGGGCGATAAATATCTTGGCAACGGCCGATTATCTTTTTCTGCTTCTCAAAGACAGCGACATTGACATTGAGGGTACCCGAAAAATGATCAACGACATTTATGATTCCCTCTCTCGTTTTGGCTCAAAGTATTATCTTATATTGAACAAAGTTCCCGGGGCGATGCAAAACGGCGGCGTTTACAGCGTCAGTGACGAGAAAGCTTGGATAGCGGAACTTGAAAGGGTAGTGGGCGCAAAAGTTGTTGGTTCAATTCCATGTTTTTGCGATATCCAGTTTAGCCGCCATGAATTCCTCTTTTCAATAAATCAACCAAAGCACCCCTTCTCAGTTAGAACCACCGCGTTGGCAGAAACCATAAAATCTCTAAGCCAGCAATAGCGCTAGGTTAATCAAGCAAATTGTTAAATTCTCAGTCCTCCCTACTAATTCTCGATAAGATTGAGGC includes:
- a CDS encoding AAA family ATPase; its protein translation is MGSRRTFAFHSYKGGSGKTTLITNIAALYAKSGLNVGLMDFDLYAPSLFSYFKKTPELYLNDLLSGDAQISDVVVDLSSELNLGGKFLVGFSSPRKEDINQIEIKFDTKWQLQALKRFLSAKRELFEEHNLDYLFLDTSPGIRYWAINILATADYLFLLLKDSDIDIEGTRKMINDIYDSLSRFGSKYYLILNKVPGAMQNGGVYSVSDEKAWIAELERVVGAKVVGSIPCFCDIQFSRHEFLFSINQPKHPFSVRTTALAETIKSLSQQ